A segment of the Lolium perenne isolate Kyuss_39 chromosome 3, Kyuss_2.0, whole genome shotgun sequence genome:
GTGGTGGTTTGGTCTGTAGCCGGTGTCGTGTGGGGTTACACTCGTTGCTTGTAGTGAGTGGTGCCGTTCTTGTACTTAGACCTCTGGCTTCTATAAAAATATGGTACGCCTTTGACGTACTCTTAAAAAAAATTGATAGTTTTGGTAACATATTTTTTTTATCTTCACTTTTATCATCATGTAAACAAATACTACAAAATACTCCATTCcgttcaaatttttttttttaaataagtgaatctacacactaaaacacaTTCAAATAGATCCATTTTTAAACAAGTATTTTAAACCGTAGGCAGTATTTGATGTTGCATACCAGTAGCTGCTTGCAAAAAAAAGTATGTGATATTGTTGCATACTGTCTAGATAGTATTGGTGTAATACGTACTTCCATTAATTAATTCAAAAGTTTTCAAACTACATAAATTCAGAATTGGTACCCATCACCTGTCAACTGCCTGGTACCCGCATTAAATGAAGGAGGTACGGTGGAAAAAATCCATGAAATTGCTTACTCGGCGGCCAAAATGGACTTACACCGGCGCGATCCAAAAAAGCACCGGCgcattttcgagcccaatagaatcgctgATAACCTTGTGCCAGCCCTTCGTCGAGGGCGCGGATCGGGCGCGCCGACGTCTCGTGGCACGTCAGAAAGTACGCGTGGGCTCTGCTTGGTAGCCAGACGCACCGCTTTTCCCACCTCCCACTCACGCCCGAgccgactcccacccctctagatcgccaTCGCCACTGTCACCGTCGCGCCCCGCTTGCAATAGATACCGCCGCCTGTCCAGGAACCGTCGTTCATCGACACCGTAGCTACCCCCTCGACTGGCGGTTGTTGTTTCGACCGGAACAGAGGTTGATGCCACCGCCGCACAACCCGCAAGGTGTGGGCGAGGAGAGGAGCcaccaacaatgcatgatttaaTTTAAattattgtatgaataatttaatttctATTTGTGTTAAACTATATCAAaatattgtatgaataatttcatTTCTGTTTGTTGTAAACTATATCAAAATATTGTACGAATAATTTATGTGATTGAAAAAAAATTTGGGGCCGTTGTATGGGGagcgccggtgtgggaacaacaTCTCCAAATGGAGGATGCAGTGTCGACGCCTATTTGGGgggcaccggtggagatgctctaagacacCCCACCGGCCAGCCCCAAACCCCAATCCTAGCTATTTCCTACCCCGCACAATCATCTCTTCCGAGGCTGTCGCCTCTCGCACCGCTGCGTCTTTGCTCTTCTCCCTCCACCCTAGCCCTTCGGCGCCATCGCGGGTCTCCACCGGGTTGCGGGTACCCACCATGGGCCGGGTGTGCTGGAGTTCTGGACCCGCCGGTGGGTATGAAGGTGGGTGATGGTTGCAGGCAGAGGTGTTCAAGGCGGGTTTGGAGGTGGCATACCCGCATCCATACCCGATGGGTGCCATCTGGATTTTGAACCATTTGAACTGCAAACCATTCAAACTGGCGTGTGTCTcatggcaaaagaaaaaaaacaagtgCTATGTTCAACATATTTGAAAAACTATGTTTATTTTTCTTATGTGTGACACATTTTTTCAGGTTTGCGTTCATACAAACGCATCTACTCCTTCTGTTCATAAATATAAAACATTTTATACATTTTAAAATGATCTAGATACACACCATGGTAAGTGAGTCTAAACACTAAAAGCAGACTAGATCCCATGAATCTAAAAAAATACTTAAACATCTTAAGTTggtgaatggagggagtattcaACTATTCACATGCTTGAAGGTCAATGTTCAacccttagactagtcacaatggaaaGTATCATAtattagtatcatgcatatgatactagtttatgataccacATATTTCAAGAAAAAAGTTTAACTACAAATTTGATCAAaaaaatataagatatatgccacaaaaattataccattgtatTTATATTTAAAAGAAGTTTTCGATACTATAATTTTgtgatatatatcttatattttgttgaccaaattaatAGTTAAATTATACGTAATAGCCTTGTAAACCGGTACGGAGGGAGTATTAGTATCATAATTCCatttatttaatgttttgtataaTCTTAATGCAAATTTATGAACATGATGTATTTGATATTAAATAtcctagttttacgtgctataatACGGTATCTACATATGACACCACTCTTATCCCTCTTCTTATTAATTTTATGGCACATTAGATTTTTGCTAACATGACATACTTATGATACCAATTAGagtagccacaatgggagtactACCATCAGAATCAAATGCGGTACAttaattaatgaggtgagaggtGAGATGTGTATTATAATATGATATCAtatcacgtaaaactagaaaatcaatggcaaaatacattatgtTCACAAAATTGCATTAGTTTTTGCAAGACATTAAATTTAATAAACTTGATAATATGCATTGTGGAAgtggtatcataaactagtatcatgtgcatgatactagtacTACCTTCGTTTCAAAGAATAAGGCGCATACATATTTCAAGACGAACTTTAACATAAAAAAATAAGCAACAAAATCATGATTATATTATATTCAATTATTATCGTTAGATTTGTACTGAAAAGTACTTTCTAATAATGctgatttcatacaaacaatattTATATTTAAAATAATTCTTAGTAAAAAACACGAAAATTGGGGACAGATTATTCTTTGAAACGGAAGGAGTACATGATAGTACTTCCTGTTCTGAGTAGCCTCAGTCTACCGTTCAATCCAGCAATGAGATATCTAATGGCAGACTAATCAGAGACCTAATAGACTTCTATGCCATGGAGATTTGAGCCCACAGTCAGGTCCACTGCTTGCGATAGAGATCCAAGAAGGTTAACGTTCAATCCAGCAAAATTATGCAAGTTTTCCTTAAAAAAAAGAGCTAAATTATGCAAGTAAATTACATTGCGGCAGTGCCACGAGCCCACGAGAGAGATGTCCCCCCATTCATTGACCTCACGATCTGAGCCCACGTGTTGTGTACATCAATCAGTGATTATATTCCTCTAGGCTCCACGTCTGTCCCATGCCTGTGCAAGTCCTCAACTTTCCATGtataaaaaatataaaaataaaaatcCCGAGCCTTCCGCTGTTCGTACGAGTCAGCAAAACGGCCTCGTGCCATCGCCGGCCGTCGTCGTGTTCTCCCGCCGCGACACCGGCGGGATGCTGAAATGCCAGAGCCGGCCGGCCGCTTCCACCTTGAACCTGTCGCAGAGGAACTCCTCGGCGTAAGCCTTCTCCACCTTGCGGTCCACGTCGTGCAGGAACACGTCCGTGTCCCCCTCGCCGCGCCTGGCCcgcgccatcgccgtcgccgtccaTATCGCCGCCATCCTCCCCGGCGCCGACGCGAAGTACCCCTTGGGGGCGTCCAGCATGATCATGTCCCACTCGCTCTCGTACACCTCCGGCGGCAGGTCGTGCAGGGCCAGCGGGCACGCCGCGTTGCCCCGGACGGCGGGCTCggcgccgtcgccggcgccggggACGCAGGAGGGGGACCGCCGGTAGGATTCGAGGAGGTGGTCTGCCTGGTCGAGCCGCGTGCGGTAGCTGACGAGGTGGGCGCGCAGGAA
Coding sequences within it:
- the LOC127344978 gene encoding arabinogalactan O-methyltransferase 1, giving the protein MKPPSRLGAAAAALLVATTLLVCTLVRSPLPLLPLLPCLPAVTAPSGSGYEPTGLAALADAAVYYATTPTVPQQSRAEIALSLAVLRRRAPARLLVFGLGHDSPLWHALNPGGVTVFLEEDPKWYRVVRSRSPFLRAHLVSYRTRLDQADHLLESYRRSPSCVPGAGDGAEPAVRGNAACPLALHDLPPEVYESEWDMIMLDAPKGYFASAPGRMAAIWTATAMARARRGEGDTDVFLHDVDRKVEKAYAEEFLCDRFKVEAAGRLWHFSIPPVSRRENTTTAGDGTRPFC